One Vallitalea longa genomic window, CCTAATAAGGAACAACTGATTTTGATTCATAAAACCTTCGGTTGTACTAGATTTGTATTCAATCGTTTTCTTAATCAAAGAATTGAATTATACAAGAATGAAGAAAAATCAACTACTTATGTTAATCAAGCTAAAGAGTTAACAGCTTTAAAAAAAGATTTAACTTGGC contains:
- a CDS encoding helix-turn-helix domain-containing protein, with the translated sequence MKINKAFKYRIYPNKEQLILIHKTFGCTRFVFNRFLNQRIELYKNEEKSTTYVNQAKELTALKKDLTW